One Halorientalis litorea DNA segment encodes these proteins:
- a CDS encoding DUF6114 domain-containing protein, with protein MKSRLAETLRSLATRVLGAERLRAVSRTLSPVTDRVADRRDRFREWRRHRPVAGGVVMILGAVVIGYMPTVIALQRVTLSGGRASFGMLCAVLVGVSGIGAVTRPVRSTLFGVAGSVCSLLSLVGTLGGFLVGTMLGVVGGSLCVAWTDEEQRDRTEDGLPTDEVAQ; from the coding sequence ATGAAGTCACGACTCGCCGAAACACTCCGGTCGCTCGCCACGCGTGTGCTGGGAGCGGAGCGACTCCGGGCGGTCAGTCGTACACTCTCACCGGTTACCGACAGAGTAGCCGACAGGCGCGACCGGTTCCGGGAGTGGCGACGACACCGGCCGGTCGCTGGCGGTGTGGTGATGATACTGGGTGCAGTCGTCATCGGCTACATGCCGACGGTTATCGCACTCCAGCGGGTGACGCTCAGTGGCGGCCGGGCCTCGTTCGGGATGCTCTGTGCCGTACTCGTCGGCGTCTCGGGCATCGGTGCCGTGACGCGGCCCGTGCGGTCGACGCTGTTCGGCGTCGCAGGGTCGGTCTGTTCGTTGCTGTCACTCGTCGGGACGCTCGGTGGCTTCCTCGTCGGAACGATGTTGGGGGTCGTCGGGGGAAGCCTCTGTGTCGCGTGGACCGACGAAGAACAGCGGGACAGGACGGAAGACGGCCTACCGACGGACGAGGTGGCACAATGA
- a CDS encoding DUF6230 family protein has translation MSMYRKRMLATALGLCTAAVALTLLVMMSVGAANAALIGGVGGFTVEASTVEAENVLIYPDSGPVTGSSVSDYPLLHLELDSATITDLRLTKRIDDPLGMGGEARLVVTQPAGNQVELGQTLLKTSSFNASGSTFRGLQIRETPTTDASRKLNVTAGNDASDLDNIDPATAQEVTITGPGPNEAGITITDANIRTHYLTTASLTLDGLIVGVEYYDSNGDPIATLQ, from the coding sequence GTGAGCATGTATCGCAAGCGGATGCTCGCAACGGCTCTCGGGTTGTGTACGGCAGCCGTCGCACTGACGTTGTTGGTCATGATGAGCGTCGGCGCGGCGAACGCCGCGCTCATCGGGGGCGTCGGTGGGTTCACCGTCGAGGCCAGTACTGTCGAGGCGGAAAACGTACTGATTTACCCCGACAGCGGTCCAGTGACCGGGAGTAGCGTTTCGGACTATCCGCTCCTTCACTTGGAGTTGGACAGTGCGACGATAACGGACCTCCGGCTGACAAAGCGTATCGACGACCCCCTCGGTATGGGTGGGGAAGCACGTCTCGTCGTGACACAACCGGCCGGGAACCAGGTAGAACTGGGCCAGACGCTCCTGAAGACCTCGTCGTTCAACGCGTCCGGGTCGACGTTCAGGGGGCTCCAGATACGCGAGACGCCGACGACCGACGCGAGCAGAAAGCTGAACGTGACAGCAGGAAACGACGCGTCCGACCTCGACAACATCGACCCAGCGACGGCACAGGAGGTCACCATCACCGGTCCCGGGCCCAACGAGGCGGGCATTACGATTACCGACGCAAACATCAGAACACACTACCTGACCACCGCGAGTCTCACCCTCGACGGACTCATCGTCGGCGTCGAGTACTACGACTCGAACGGGGACCCGATAGCGACACTCCAATAA